The genomic region AGACTTTCTTTGCAAAAGAGAACTAGATTTCCCTGATAATCTTTTTTGGACTACACTAATTCACTGAGATGATAATTtccacaagagagagaaaaaacagaaatgctaatggatgtaattttattttttgtgtaagAATTGTAAACTGTTTGAAATTATCTATGCCTTTATATGTACATGAAGATAACATGAAAAATGTACATCAAATTCTAAATCCCACTTTGTTGGGATTTCTTTGTTCAAAGACATCAGGTACCATATACTCCTACATCAAAGGTCAAACTGAAACATTCAAGACAGAACTATATGACCAGTATCTATGGAGTGttcattatatattatacattatttGTTATACAAGTTCAGAAGATGGGACAAATAAAATGTAGTCTTGCTAATAGCCTCAGTTTAGAAGTCCTAAGGATGCTAGTTATTGAGTTTCTTCCAGCGGTTTTCTTATAGAAAAGTCTAGGGCATGGGTGAGCAAACTATGGCTCACAGGCTAAATCTAGCCCACCATCGGTTTTTGTTCAGCCTGTCAGCAAAGAATGGTGTTTTCACTTCCAAGAGTTTGGGaacaaaaattcaaaaggaaaataatattttgtgacccatgaaaattatatgaaactaaaatctaaatgtccataaatagaattttattggaacagacatgctcatttgtttacatattgcttATGGTTACTTTCATGCCACAGTGACAGAGGTGAGTGGTTGTGACAGAGACAACATGGACTGCAAAACCTAAATGTTTACTAAGTGACCTTTTACAGAAGTTTGACAACCTCTGGACTATTTTACTttaagaacagagagaaaaccctgaaacagaaaaagaaccCTTTGCACTGAAAAGAACTACAGATTCTGGTGGCTGATATAGGTAATCACTGTTGGTTGGTAATGCCCAAGGCGGGAGTATAATGCTTTTGGGagctaaaaatgtggaaatatatgTGCAAATCTACAATTAAAGAGAAACAGCCTCATTTAAAAATACGGAGAAAGGGCGAGGAGGCAATTTCTAGAATAAATACAGATGGCTAACAAATGTGAAAAGACGCAAAACCTCAttagaaagcaaataaatttatACTTAAACAATGTGGTTTTATTCACCTATAAGTTTAGGATAAATGTAAAAGGTTTTTAGTAAATCAGAGAGGGTGTGAGAAAGACATACTCATACACTCTTGAAGGGATTGTAAATCAGCACAATCTTTCTGGAAAGCTATTTGAAAAATGCCATtcagcacaactatatgatggtactgtgaacaactgattgtacaccttggatgattgtatggtatgtgaatatatctcaataaaattgaattaaataagtaaataaataaattactgctactgaaattgaaaaaaaaaaaatgccattcaaCATTTTAATGCACCAGCTTTCATTCAGCAATTCTACCACTAGGAAACTTCCTACACATGCTGaaacaaatgcacaaaaatataTGGACAGATATGCGTTTTAATGCAGAAAAATTgtaaacaaaccaaatgtccatgaGTATTATCTTAATTAAACCATGGCAAATTTATACAAAgtagcctttttaaaaaacattaggTAAATCTACATGTACTAACATCGAATGAATCAGACGTAATgtctaaataaattaaatatatatatatttttacacacATTGGTATGTTTATAGAAGGGGGATGGATTGACTTCCACTTTCTACTACATGCACTTCTATATCTGAATTCTTTAAAAGCATGTCTTACATTCATAGTAAAATATTTGAAGCTAAGTATTAACAGTGTTTTAGATAATACTGTGAATTTACTGCCTGTTTTCAGTTACATGTAGAAATTTTTTCCTATTGgttttatttatagaaatagaTTCCCATATTTAATGTTAAATTGCATAATTTATTTTAGCTTATTATTAACAGCTTTAGTTAAACTAGGGaggaatttttaaaaccatttcatATAATCTGAAAAAATATCATGACATGCATTATGAAGTAAAAAGGCACTTCTATGAGGATGGGATTTCCCATTTTGACTTTCATTCCAAATGAAAGCCAATTCTTACATTTCCCAGATATTATATGGTACTAGTTAGCCACATAAACAGGAACGCTTAGACTGTTAATATTGATCCAACTGAGAAATCACAAAGGAGACTAAAACAGAAAGAGCAGCAACAATAATCTACAATACTATAGtaattatctaaaataaaaacGTAAATTTCTTATGGAAAGCACTATGGATTTTTACTGTATCCTTTGATGAGTttgggatattttaaaatattatcttactGACTgcatgcaagccaaggaactacTAATTAAACATTAGCTCAGAAAGGCATGCATGGCAAGACTAAGAAAAAAACAATCTTGGACATAATTATTTTGTAACAATCTAGAGAAGAACGTATTCAGATGTTGAATTCTACAGATTGTTTACATACCCATAAGCTTATAGGAAAATCTTTACATAGGACATAATTATACTTGGTCAGGATCTTAACCATACCCAAAAGGATATATGCTGAATaggcattgtggtggtttgaacctGAATGTacgcagaaaaacatgttcttaaatttaatccatttctgagggtgtaaacccattgtaagcaggaccttttgatgaggttatttccattaagaaggtgtggcccacttcaatcaggatggctcttaatcctattactagagtcctttataagtggagtggAAATTCAGAGGAAAGCCACAAATAAGTAGCCAGAAGCCGACACCagcggaacccagaagagaagggagaggccagaagaggccaccatgtgccttgccatgtgacagagaagccaaggattgtcggcagccagccccggaacatgttttcaggaagaaagcatcaccttgatgtcctgatttgtactttattttaaactcaaaaccataagttaataaattcccacagtttaacccaacccatttcatgggtatatacttgagcagcctaggaaactaaagagGCATCAACTTTTAAACAAACATCAAAATGAAGGGATTATGGATACATGACTCCTCCACCCCCAGGTCAAGTTTCCCACAATGATAAACCCTCTACTATATTGTTTTGAACCAACTTATGTTTTCAGCCTCACACCTATCTCACTTTGAGGCAACTGACTTCACAAGGCAATTAAACATTGTAGTTATACTGTTCCTTCTCATGTATCAATCCATAACTCTAGACTCAAGAATTCCAGAATTTGGTAAAGAGTACAATTTTCACCCTAGATATGACTTCTGGGAGGCAGCAAAGTAAGGTGGGTTCGGAGCATGGGCTTTGTAACCAGATTGTGTGGGTTTGCAGGTGGTTTGAGTtgcatgactttgggcaaattgctttacttctgtgcttcaacttcctcatctgtaaaatggaacctATCTCTGAGGGTTGTTGCAAGCATTAAATAGAACAGTACAGCTGGTATGATTGTATTGATCTTGATTATATTCCCTTTGAACCCAACAGGATTTTAACTGTTTAATTTATTCTGATTCAGCAGGCTCCTGTGACCTATAACCTTTTACTCTATTTTCTTTTGATTCCCTCTTGTCTTAAGTGAGTTATGCCAAAAGCTGTACATGGTATTCCAGTTttgttctaattttatttaacaaGAATCTTACATGGCacctaccatatgccaggcactgttctaagcacttggtGAATGCtcactcattttattttcttaacccTATAGAACAGATACCATAGTTTATCTTCATTGTAAGGAGGAGTCATGAGGagcttaaataacttgcccaaggtcaaaagATAATTAAGTGCTGGAATAAAGACTTGAACATGGGCACGCTAGCTTCAGACACAGTGCTCATAATGGCTTTGCTGGGAAGCCTCTCAAATGTGCCTTCAAGGGCAAAAGACATCCCCCAGGGGAACTGGCATTGCTGGCAGAAAGTCAGCTAATACATTATAAGCATgaatatgaaagaatgaatgatctGTTGCATAAGTActacaaacattttaaaacccACCACATTTAAAAGAATACTCTTCTATTAACTCTAGAAATGGGCAGCGTAAATCAGTTCCTCTTTTTGAGTTTCCCACACCATAGCATTTTGAAATCGGACTGAAATGTGATTTCCAGTTTTCAAATTGTGAAATTATCTCGTACAGCATTTTCCTTGTTTGAACAGTAACTTCTATTCTGAACCGTCATCTAGACAATGGATTTAGGGCCGTACAGGAGGCTTACAACTAATTATGTAAGACACACACAAAGACAAAcctctctatttaaaaaaaaaaaagaaatacaaagtttgcttttttctctgttgaaGCAGAGATTTATGTTTCAATTATATTCCATTACATTAACAAAATCTAGAACCTATATTCCTCAGAATTAATTTGAgtcaaaaacaaatttttcagACTGTACCACCATTGTGTAGTGCCAACCAAAATAATCAGACATTGTAATGCCTCGTATTTAAAACCGTCCAGGGGAATGTGGAATTTTTATTCTCAGAATCCAGAGCCAAGGCAGTCCAAAACATTCTTCCTACGTAGGGTTTTTATCAATTCTCAATTGACCCAACCCTACAGTCTGGTCCAAAACTCTGTGTTAAAACCTAATGCCAAGAATATTAAGTGAAATTTATCATGCagaaatacacacatgcacacagacacatacaccaTAAGATGatctaattttctcttttttcctttacctGTCCAGCAAGGCAGCTTTACTGCTATGAACAATAGCTTTCTCTTATCCAAAAGCAGCAGCTGTACCTTTCCAAACTTGAAAAGATCTAAAGAAAATATTGTACAGACCTTTGCCCAAGAATAACTGAAGCCTGTACTCCACATAACAACATATGCAGAAGAGATTTCCAAAAATGGTTTTCTAATAAGTGAAACTGTAGGATATCTCCATTTAAATCTTCAAATCACTCACTGTAGCAGTGAGTGGCTCACATATTTGAGTGCCTCTTATATAATAGACAGCATTATTCTAAGTACTCATTTCATCCTCTTAAGGACACTATGAGGTAAATACTATACTTAAACActttatacagatgaggaaactgagacacaggtcAGTTTAACCATTTGCCTATAATCTAGTAGCCAATAAATGGTGGATCTGGGATTCTAACCGTAACAGTCTAGGTCTAATAGTCCCAATCTCCTAGAAAACACAtaattttatctctcagaaatccAAGGACCAAGAGACTAAGACAAATGTCTATAGAAATAAACAGGCCATCCTCCTGAACCTAAATCCGTGGGGAAACCAGTCTACAAGTCTGCAAAAGATTCTGTGCAATTTTAGAGGCAAGTCTTATTCTCCTACAAGAGTCTAATTTGGGGCTTCAAATTATTGTATTCTATCTTCTATTATTGTATACAAGAGGTCCTCAATGTTGGTTGAACTTGTAAATAGATAAGATGAACTTCAGGCAagttataagaaaatataaaaagaattgcaaataaacacatacatttaAGACATAGTAAATTAATGTACATAAAAACTTCCCCATTAGAAAATCCCCAAAATTTTGAAGATGAAGGGGTTCTAATGGATCACATTAGACACGTAGAAATGAGGAAGGAAACCTGGTATAAGAAAGCAGAACAACCACATTTGTTTCACAGGCTCTTCTTGGGCTGAACTAATGACTGCCACAATCAGAACAGACAGAGCTGATTATACCTCCAGATAAAGgtgaatttcaatttttattatacGTGGGTTTATTTACGAAAGACGGAAAATGCTTAAtaaaacatgctttaaaattaacattctaggacaaatactgtgtgctctcacttatatgaaataaccagaatatacaaattcatagagacagaaagttgattacAAGCTACAAGGGGTGGGGGTTAAGGTGGAAAATGGGGACTTTGTAcaaaagtttctgtttagggtgatggaaaagtgttggtaatggtggtaatggtagcataactccgtgagtgcaattaacaccactgaagtgcatacttgaaagtagttaaaatgggaaattttaatgtCTATATGGTACCacaataaacttttttaaaagttaacgTTCTGCAAACCATAGATTATGAACACAATGAATAATATAATGTTCAGAAATCTGGCATGTATTATTACCTCTTAAACAGAGTTTTATTTCACTATCATGTTAAAAGTAGCACTTTTGAATGGAGGAGAACCTGTTTTTGGATTTCATAAGATCTGTTTATATTGTATTTAACAAGTAATGATACAGTTAAAAGTACCCAAACTGTATTCCATGCTTAAAAAATTCCTGCTAGAAACAACCTGGGCCTTCTCATCAGATCTATTCAATGTGTTGAATAAGTGTAAGGTGTTAATAAGCTACAAACCTAAAGTCTGTTTGAAAAACGTAGCCTTTACAGATCGTGGAGTGCTTTGGGTTTTTACTGTGTGAATGTAATTTATCTGTAATAGCTAACACTGGAAACCATGAACGCCACGGTGGAAGTGGCCTCCAACGGGTCTGAGCGCTGCCCCAGAGACACGCGGATAGCACAGCTGGTGTTCCCTGTCCTCTACACTGGCGTTTTCTTCACCGGCATCCTGCTGAACGCCTTGGCCCTGTGGGTGTTCACTCACATCCCCAGTTCCTCCACCTTCATCGTCTACCTCAAAAACACTTTGGTGGCCGACTTGATAATGACCCTCACGCTTCCATTCAAAATCCTCTCTGACTCGCACCTTGGACCCTGGCAACTCAGAGCTTTCGTGTGTCGCTACTCTGCCGTTGTCTTTTATGAGACCATGTATGTGGGCATCATACTGCTGGGCCTCATAGCTTTTGACAGATTCCTCAAGATCATCAGACCTTTTGGAAAGTTTTTTGTACAAAAACCTGCTTTTGCAAAAGCAGTCTCGGCCCTCATCTGGCTCCTCTTGTTCCTCATCTCCTTGCCAAATATGATCTTGAGCAACAAGGAAGCAACGCCATCATCCGTGAGAAAGTGTGCCTCCTTGAAGAGTCCTCTGGGGCTGAAATGGCATCAAGTGGTAAATTACATATCCCAGTTTATTTTCTGGACCGTTTTTGTTCTAATGCTTCTGTTTTATATGGTGATTGCAAAAAAAGTATACAATTCTTACAGAAAGTCCAAAAGTAAGGAcagcagaagcaacaaaaagCTGGAAGGTAAAGTATTTGTTGTCATAGCTGTCTTCTTTATGTGCTTTTCCCCATTTCATTTTGCCAGAATTCCATATACTTACAGTCAGACCAACAGTAAGACTGACTGTAAATTACAAAATCAACTGTTTATTGCTAAGGAAACAACTCTCTTTTTGGCCGCAACTAACATTTGTATGGATCCTTTAATATACATATTCTTATGTAGAAAATTTACAGAAAGATTACCGTGtatgagaaggaaaaagagtaTAATATCAAGCCAAGAAAATCATAGTAGTCAGACATACAATATAACCCTAAACTGaaaactttaacttctatttACTGAGAAGACTTCAAAaggataatttattttgaaatcaaatttaaacaataaaagaaaaatgattggaACAAATGCTTTCTTACATTATATTATTCTAGTATATAGAAAGGATTATACAGATTTTAATTCCACATTCATCAGAACGGATTATCATTAATAGAATGTAAtggaatgccatgctatgtcaccagtgcgcgccatccctcaagctgtgcttaatgggattgtataaaagaatgttcttgttcatgggaaatgtatatgtgaattatagtgtttgttcaagggtgtgagcagctagctctcatatgttcagaagacagagcaatagatgacggatgatagggagggagggagggaaagaaacagcgatgtgacagcatgttaaagttggtggactgggtTATtgggggggggtcagggtatgatggaactctgtgtatggggttagtattgtttttccaactgttcctacaactttgaatttatttcaaaaaaaaaagaatgcaatggAAAGTAAACAGCCACTAGAGGTCATCATTTTAAGAACATACACTCATAATTTGGAAAAGATTTATTACGGATAAATGCATAACCGTACTAAACAACTTCTCCAATTCTTTTACACATGTAATTTGAGTAACACTACTGCTTTTGTATCCCACAAATGTCAAGACACTTGctgatttaaaacaaacaagtaCAACAGAAGTCCCCTCCAAAGCATTTTGGTGAAAGCTGAAACTAGGGGGTAAAGGGATACTATGTATGAAGAGACTGGGAATCCAAAGGAGATCAGAAAAGTCTCTGAAATCATGGATGAAGGATTTTCTCTTTGCAATTATCAAGAGCCTTGCACCAAATTATAACAATATGTTGTAAGTGACACAAGCACCATTATGTAAGCACATAAAATACTGTATAGTACTTTGTTTACATGCTAGAATGTGTACAATTCAAGGGCAGGAATACTGTGTTATTACTCTTTAGTATTCTGTCTCTGCCCAGCAAATACTCTAATGATGACTGGATATGTCTCGTACCCAGCAAAGTCTTCCTGGGCCACACCTGTCCCCTTTCAAACATTTGTCCAAAACATTCATCTGTCCCACACTCCTTGTTGAAAGTAATTATTTCTCCCACTATTTGGGTCTGTCTTCAAGACCTCAGCACTTTTCTTGACAGCATCCCCCCAAAACAGTTAAGTTTCTTGGAGACATGCAACATGCCATGCTTACTCAGTTTCGCCCACAATATTCCTAACAGACTATGGActctaaatgttttaaataaaatatatcattattatGCCATTTTTGGTACAtagagaaatggaattgctgacTCGCAATCAGTAATACCCATTTTGGAGACTGTTTCAAAGGACAGTGACCTAGTTGTACTTATTTACCACCATTGTGTTTCCTGGATCTCCTTATGGTTCAACAAAAGCACAGTAAGATTATCCCAAATTCTGGATGCTGACCTGTATTGTATCTTCTAGAGAAAAGGCATAAAGGAGAGGGATACTCTGAAAATCTGCCACCAGCTCCAACACTACCATTATAAGGTGATGATAGCGCCTTTTTCCACAGCCTCGAAGATCCTCAGGGCCCTGAGCTTGGGCTTACCTCCtaactgcccttcctccccttGAACTTTACACTCCTATATAAATTTGTAACTGCCAGACATACCATGCTCCTTTTTGTACGTGAACCATGGTACATTAAATTTCCCTCTTACTCACCTTGAAAACTCTTATGACCCCTGAGACTTTGAGACCAGGCAAATGACCCACCATCACCACAAACCCAATCACTTCCCTCATCTGTGTGTTGTCATGCCTCGATTATTATACTTATCACACTGCTTTGTAATTACTTGCTCACACCTGTATCTACTCTTTTAATAACCTATGTATACTTTTGAGGGCAGAAACTGCCTCATcatgaaatcaataaatatctggtTAAATAAACCGAACTGGTTTTATGTTTATATACtagagaagcaaaaggaaaaacaaattctcATTGATGTTTTTATTATCAAAATGAAGATATAAATGTCTAGAAACGAAAGCTCAAGTTCTTTTCAGTTGCTCTCCTGTGTATATGTAGGGGCCAGGGAAAGAGGGGAGGGGTCCCTTGGGTTTATTAGTGAATAATCATGAAGGAAGCAGGATTACTAAATAGGACATGTGTAGCTTAGGGGCTAATGTCTatcagtattttaattttatagtttttgacAAAATGTTTTAGCTATGTGCTGTTAATTTAAGTAAAATTTATAATTGTAGCATatcaaaaaaatttcagaaactgtccttcagaaaggACTCCTGATGTCTGACTTTCATATAGTCAAAAGAATTAAATCACGATAACTATTAGATAACTATATAGCACTAAATCCATATTACTTCTACTGAGTGGATTTACACAGTAAAGAGTAGACATACTATTTTTTCAATACTATAATACTGTAAGTAATTACATCTAAGCCATCTTTGTAAAAATTAGTGGCCTATGTTTCATGGTGTAAACTATGTATTTTATCTCTAAAGACATTTTCAACATAAACTGGATGTGGGTATTGCTAAtctataagatttttaaaaggatatttcaaGTTAAAATTTCAATAGCAAATCTGTCCTCTATAAATACAAAAACTTTATTCTGTGATAACAATATTACCATCAGTAGCAGAGTGTCTGATCTTCAGGATGAAATCTAACAAGATCTTGGAAAAGAGGTGTATTAAAGGTATCTTAAAATCACattcataaaatgaaaagcaatcaTTTGAGAACTTCCCAAATTAGCACTAAAAATTATCAAATAAGTCTATGGATCAGGATGCCACCCATAGACAATAAACTACACACAGAagagggtaaaaagaaaaaaaatagcacttttcataagaatatgcaagctcagaacatttttgtcaaaagctaaaaatctaaaatttttacTGGATAATACAATAAGGCCTTCTGAATATTCcaggggagtgtgtgtgtggggggggggtgcgcAGCAGCTTTGCTCCACACAAAAGAATTCTTGAGGAACcaagaaaaattacaataaaacaaGGAAGGGAGAAGTCAATGAAACAAAGTTGACAGATCAAAATCCATAGTTCTTAAGAGAACAAAACATACAGAGCCGAAAAGCCCAAGCCAACAGTTTCTAATCTCTAAGGAAATGCATGTTTAGAAGACAGTCCTACTAAATGCATATCCTACTAAAGACAGTGTAGAATTCACAAGTCAACTGAAGTGCCTAGAAACAactcattatttaaaatttcacatggaaatgaaaggtaggTAATACAGATACAGAACACATCTGTTAAACCAGTATGTCTCAAACTTTAATGGGCACCAGAATCACTTGGAGGGCTTCTTAAAACGCAGATTGCTGTACCCCCTCCAGAGTTTCTGGTTCAGGTCTATGGTGAGACCTGAGAACTTGCATTTCAAACGAGTTCCCAGATGATGGTGATGCTACAGGTCTGGCTTACACAATTAAGAACCACCATGCTGAACGTTCCTTGAGGTTCATTCATACCTCAATAAACACTGATTCACAATATAGCTCTCCTGGACCTGGAGTCTGTCTAGGGACATGGGGCAGGAATACAAACCAAATaccaacagaaaacaaacaaaactgttaATAAAAGCAAGGAGCGTGGCAGGCATGAAAGCCACCTGGAAAGTTCATGCACAGCTAAATGTTCATGCTACTCAGTGCAAACTGTTAGCATAGAAGTGAATTTGGGCCAAGGGTTGCTGGCTAGTAGCAACTGCAGTAATAAAActggcaacaacaacaaaaacagcacaTATAACATACtatttactatgtaccaggcaggAGCACAAAAAGCTctaaatatattatctcatttaataatcTCAGGAAGCTTCTAAAGAGCTTTTATTAGCCACATTCTAGAAATAAAGAAGTTGAGAGacacagaggttaagtaacttatacTGAGACACACAGCTTCCAAGTAGCAGGGGTGGGACTATTAACTCAAGAGTCTAGCTTCTGAGCCCAGATTCTTAACCACTCAGATCTTCTAATGTTAAGAGAAATTAGAAATCCAGTCTCCTATATTCCCTGTTATTTAAAATCTCCCACACTTGCTGACCTTATAAAAACAACCAACTCATGTGTAGGCTATAACTGGCCCAAGTGCTGCGGACTAATTAGCCCTGACCTAGAACCATGAAGAACCTCACAGCAGTTTAAAATAGCAGCTTACACTCACTTACTGAATCTTGCCATGTGCTAGGCACCATGTTATGTGCTTTACAAGGAATatcctctttttaattttcattacaaCCCTATGAAGATAGACACTACTAGGTTCCTTgttggaaaaaaatttggaaaatgaggcacagagagaacaGATACCTTGTCCATGGTGCAAATCATCCAACCAGCAAACAAGAACAGAGCTGGGACTGAAACCCAGGAGCTGAACTCCAGACTGGCACCTGAAACCCCCTGCTACACTGCTTCCCTCTCAGTCAGGCTGAGCAGAATTCCTCAGGGGTCGGCATCATGCTCCAGCAGTGAGAGTGGTAAGGAGGTGGCTCCTGGAGGGGAAGGGACAGTCTCAACAGGAATGAGCTTCAACAACCTCATGGGGATGAATGGTTTAATTGTGGTGCCCTACTTTGTAAGTCCCTACAGCACTAGAGAGCTCTTGAGAGGAATAAGGTCTCAAAGAGTAagccatttattcatttaatcattctttctttcaatgtCTACTCGGGTGCAGCATTCTTGGGTTCTCTGGAAGGTGCACACTGGGGTAAGGGATACAGAACCATAATGAATCCAAATGTGGTAAGCTATATGAGGGACATAATTAATACACCACAGAAGCCCAAAGGAAAAAGGTAGTTAATTCCAAATGGAGAAATGGGGTTCACAGGAGACAGAAATTTGAACCGGGCCTTGAAAGAGAAACAGAGCATTTAAAGGGAAAAGCTACAGTGCAATAAGCAGTCGCAAGAAAGCTCAGATAAGGTGGAGCACTGTGGTGCACTG from Choloepus didactylus isolate mChoDid1 chromosome 1, mChoDid1.pri, whole genome shotgun sequence harbors:
- the P2RY13 gene encoding P2Y purinoceptor 13, which encodes MNATVEVASNGSERCPRDTRIAQLVFPVLYTGVFFTGILLNALALWVFTHIPSSSTFIVYLKNTLVADLIMTLTLPFKILSDSHLGPWQLRAFVCRYSAVVFYETMYVGIILLGLIAFDRFLKIIRPFGKFFVQKPAFAKAVSALIWLLLFLISLPNMILSNKEATPSSVRKCASLKSPLGLKWHQVVNYISQFIFWTVFVLMLLFYMVIAKKVYNSYRKSKSKDSRSNKKLEGKVFVVIAVFFMCFSPFHFARIPYTYSQTNSKTDCKLQNQLFIAKETTLFLAATNICMDPLIYIFLCRKFTERLPCMRRKKSIISSQENHSSQTYNITLN